In the Streptomyces sp. cg36 genome, one interval contains:
- a CDS encoding Gfo/Idh/MocA family protein translates to MASAPLGVAVIGTGRMGADHVRRLSTVIGGARVAAVADLDAERAKAVAGPLEGCTAHTDPAAAMAAPGVAAVLIASSGPAHEPALLEAFRRGLPVLCEKPLTPDPGGALRVLEAEARLGRRLTQVGFMRRYDTEYVRLKALLDGGSLGRALFLHCRHRNASSPSFFTTEMLIRDSVAHEVDAARWLLGQEVTAVQVLRPRPSSYAPEGLGDPQLVLCETSGGAVVDVEIFVNCGFGYEVRCEAVCERGSVSTGAGAGPVVRREGRWGGEVPQDYTERFADAYDREVQAWVDATRAGRVTGPSTWDGYAAAVVCEAGVTAQRTGGRVPVELGLERPGLYA, encoded by the coding sequence ATGGCCTCCGCACCGCTGGGCGTCGCCGTGATCGGCACCGGCCGGATGGGCGCCGACCACGTGCGCCGCCTCTCCACCGTCATCGGCGGGGCGCGCGTCGCCGCCGTCGCCGACCTCGACGCGGAGCGCGCCAAGGCAGTCGCCGGTCCGCTGGAGGGGTGCACCGCCCACACCGACCCGGCCGCCGCGATGGCCGCGCCGGGGGTGGCGGCGGTGCTGATCGCCTCCTCGGGCCCGGCCCACGAACCGGCGCTCCTGGAGGCGTTCCGGCGCGGTCTGCCGGTGCTCTGCGAGAAGCCGCTGACCCCGGACCCGGGCGGGGCGCTGCGGGTCCTGGAGGCCGAGGCGCGGCTGGGCCGGCGGCTCACCCAGGTGGGCTTCATGCGCCGCTACGACACCGAGTACGTCCGGCTCAAGGCGCTGCTCGACGGGGGCTCGCTGGGGCGCGCGCTCTTTCTGCACTGCCGCCACCGCAACGCCTCCTCCCCCTCGTTCTTCACCACCGAGATGCTGATCCGCGACTCGGTCGCCCACGAGGTGGACGCGGCCCGCTGGCTGCTCGGCCAGGAGGTCACCGCCGTGCAGGTGCTCCGCCCGCGCCCCTCCTCGTACGCGCCGGAGGGCCTGGGCGATCCGCAGCTGGTGCTCTGCGAGACGTCCGGCGGCGCGGTGGTCGACGTGGAGATCTTCGTCAACTGCGGCTTCGGGTACGAGGTGCGCTGCGAGGCGGTGTGCGAGCGCGGCTCGGTGTCGACGGGCGCCGGGGCCGGGCCGGTGGTGCGCCGCGAGGGCCGCTGGGGCGGCGAGGTCCCGCAGGACTACACCGAGCGCTTCGCCGACGCCTACGACCGCGAGGTGCAGGCGTGGGTGGACGCGACCCGGGCCGGGCGCGTCACGGGCCCGAGCACCTGGGACGGCTATGCGGCGGCCGTGGTCTGCGAGGCGGGCGTCACGGCCCAGCGCACGGGCGGCCGGGTCCCGGTGGAGCTGGGCCTGGAGCGGCCCGGACTGTACGCGTAG
- a CDS encoding ATP-dependent RecD-like DNA helicase, with amino-acid sequence MSNLAVVEGVLERITYANEENGYTVARVDTGRGGGDLLTVVGSLLGAQPGESLRMEGRWGSHPQYGKQFTVENYTTVLPATIQGIRRYLGSGLIKGIGPRIADRIVEHFGTDTLDVIEQQPKRLVEVPGLGPKRTRLIGAAWEEQKAIKEVMVFLQGVGVSTSIAVRIYKKYGDASISVVRNQPYRLAADVWGIGFLTADRIAQAVGIPHDSPERVKAGLQYALSQSTDQGHCFLPEERLIADSVKLLQVDTGLVIDCLGELVAEEGVVREAVPGPEGGGADRVAAVYLVPFHRAELSLAAQVVRLLRTGEDRMPGFGDVDWDRALSWLAGRTGAELAPEQQEAVRLALTSKVAVLTGGPGCGKSFTVRSIVELARAKRAKVVLAAPTGRAAKRLAELTGAEASTVHRLLELKPGGDAAYDRDRPLDADLVVVDEASMLDLLLANKLVKAVAPGAHLLLVGDVDQLPSVGAGEVLRDLLAEGGPVPRVRLTRIFRQAQQSGVVTNAHRINSGIPPLTQGLSDFFHFVEEETEDAGRLAVDVAARRIPARFGLDPRRDVQVLAPMHRGPAGAGNLNGLLQQAITPARPDLPEKRFGGRVFRVGDKVTQIRNNYEKGRNGVFNGTVGVVTSLDPDEQRLTVLTDEDEEVPYDFDELDELAHAYAVTIHRSQGSEYPAVVIPVTTGAWMMLQRNLLYTAVTRARKLVVLVGSRKAIGQAVRTVSAGRRFTALAHRLSGGALV; translated from the coding sequence ATGTCCAATCTCGCGGTGGTCGAAGGCGTCCTGGAGCGGATCACCTACGCCAACGAGGAGAACGGCTACACGGTCGCCCGGGTCGACACCGGGCGCGGCGGTGGCGATCTCCTCACGGTCGTCGGCTCGCTGCTCGGCGCCCAGCCGGGCGAGTCGCTGCGCATGGAGGGCCGCTGGGGCTCCCACCCGCAGTACGGCAAGCAGTTCACGGTGGAGAACTACACGACGGTCCTGCCCGCCACCATCCAGGGCATCCGGCGCTATCTCGGCTCGGGCCTCATCAAGGGCATCGGCCCCCGCATCGCCGACCGGATCGTGGAGCACTTCGGCACCGACACCCTCGACGTCATCGAGCAGCAGCCCAAGAGGCTGGTGGAGGTCCCGGGCCTCGGCCCCAAGCGCACCCGGCTCATCGGGGCGGCCTGGGAGGAGCAGAAGGCCATCAAGGAGGTCATGGTCTTCCTCCAGGGCGTCGGCGTCTCCACCTCCATCGCGGTGCGGATCTACAAGAAGTACGGGGACGCGTCGATCTCCGTGGTGAGGAACCAGCCCTACCGGCTGGCGGCCGACGTCTGGGGCATCGGCTTCCTCACCGCCGACCGCATCGCCCAGGCCGTCGGCATCCCGCACGACAGCCCCGAGCGCGTGAAGGCCGGCCTGCAGTACGCGCTGTCCCAGTCCACCGACCAGGGCCACTGCTTCCTGCCCGAGGAGCGGCTGATCGCGGACTCGGTGAAGCTCCTCCAGGTCGACACCGGCCTGGTGATCGACTGCCTGGGCGAGCTGGTCGCCGAGGAGGGGGTCGTCCGGGAGGCGGTGCCGGGGCCCGAGGGCGGCGGGGCGGACCGGGTCGCCGCCGTCTATCTGGTGCCCTTCCACCGGGCCGAGCTCTCCCTGGCCGCCCAGGTGGTCCGGCTGCTGCGCACCGGCGAGGACCGCATGCCGGGCTTTGGTGACGTCGACTGGGACCGGGCCCTGTCCTGGCTCGCGGGCCGCACCGGCGCCGAGCTCGCCCCGGAGCAGCAGGAGGCCGTCCGGCTCGCCCTGACCAGCAAGGTCGCGGTGCTCACCGGCGGTCCCGGCTGCGGCAAGTCGTTCACCGTGCGCTCGATCGTGGAGCTCGCCCGGGCCAAGCGGGCCAAGGTGGTGCTGGCCGCGCCGACCGGCCGGGCCGCCAAGCGGCTGGCCGAGCTCACCGGGGCCGAGGCGTCCACCGTGCACCGGCTGCTGGAGCTGAAGCCGGGCGGCGACGCGGCGTACGACAGGGACCGGCCGCTCGACGCCGACCTGGTGGTGGTCGACGAGGCGTCGATGCTGGACCTGCTCCTCGCCAACAAACTGGTCAAGGCCGTCGCACCGGGCGCCCATCTGCTGCTGGTGGGGGACGTGGACCAGCTGCCCTCGGTCGGCGCGGGCGAGGTGCTGCGGGACCTGCTCGCCGAGGGCGGCCCGGTGCCCCGGGTCCGGCTCACCCGGATCTTCCGCCAGGCCCAGCAGTCCGGCGTGGTCACCAACGCCCACCGGATCAACTCCGGGATCCCCCCGCTCACCCAGGGCCTGAGCGACTTCTTCCACTTCGTGGAGGAGGAGACCGAGGACGCCGGGCGGCTCGCGGTGGACGTGGCGGCGCGCCGCATCCCCGCGAGGTTCGGCCTCGACCCCCGGCGCGACGTGCAGGTGCTCGCGCCCATGCACCGGGGCCCGGCGGGCGCCGGAAACCTCAACGGACTGCTCCAGCAGGCCATCACCCCGGCCCGCCCCGACCTGCCGGAGAAGCGTTTCGGCGGCAGAGTGTTCCGGGTGGGCGACAAGGTGACCCAGATCCGGAACAATTACGAGAAGGGCAGGAACGGCGTCTTCAACGGCACCGTGGGCGTGGTGACCTCCCTCGATCCGGACGAACAGCGGCTGACGGTGCTGACGGACGAGGACGAGGAGGTGCCGTACGACTTCGACGAGCTGGACGAGCTCGCGCACGCGTACGCGGTGACGATCCACCGCTCGCAGGGCAGCGAGTATCCGGCGGTGGTGATCCCCGTCACCACCGGTGCCTGGATGATGCTCCAGCGAAATCTGCTCTACACGGCGGTGACCCGCGCCAGAAAGCTGGTGGTCCTGGTGGGGTCCCGCAAGGCGATCGGCCAGGCGGTGCGTACGGTTTCCGCAGGCAGACGCTTTACCGCACTCGCTCATCGGCTGTCAGGGGGCGCCTTGGTGTGA
- a CDS encoding helix-turn-helix transcriptional regulator: MTDRRLWSYKEIAAHIRVQPDTVRSYRKHGLLPPPDLVENGKPFWYADTIRGWVARRPGNRSRRSDD; this comes from the coding sequence ATGACCGACCGCCGGCTCTGGTCGTACAAGGAGATCGCCGCGCACATCCGGGTGCAGCCGGACACCGTCCGCTCGTACCGCAAGCACGGACTGCTCCCTCCGCCGGACCTGGTCGAGAACGGCAAACCCTTCTGGTACGCCGACACCATCCGCGGCTGGGTCGCGCGCCGTCCGGGGAACCGCAGCCGCCGGTCGGACGACTGA
- a CDS encoding citrate synthase, whose protein sequence is MSDNSVVLRFGDGEYTYPVIDSTVGDKGFDIGKLRAQTGLVTLDSGYGNTAAYKSAITYLDGEQGILRYRGYPIEQLAERSTFLEVAYLLINGELPTVDQQSTFKSEITQHTLLHEDVKRFFDGFPRDAHPMAMLSSVVSALSTFYQDSHNPFDEKQRHLSTIRLLAKLPTIAAYAYKKSIGHPFVYPRNDLGYVENFLRMTFSVPAQEYELDPVVVSALDKLLILHADHEQNCSTSTVRLVGSSQANMFASISAGISALWGPLHGGANQSVLEMLEGIQANGGDVDSFIRKVKNKEDGVRLMGFGHRVYKSFDPRAKIIKAAAHDVLSALGKSDELLDIALKLEEHALSDDYFVSRNLYPNVDFYTGLIYRAMGFPTEMFTVLFALGRLPGWIAQWHEMIKEPGSRIGRPRQIYTGEVLRDFVPVEAR, encoded by the coding sequence GTGAGCGACAACTCTGTAGTACTGCGGTTCGGCGATGGCGAGTACACCTACCCGGTGATCGACAGCACCGTCGGCGACAAGGGCTTCGACATCGGGAAGCTCCGCGCCCAGACCGGTCTGGTGACCCTGGACAGCGGATATGGCAACACCGCCGCCTATAAATCCGCGATCACCTACCTCGACGGCGAGCAGGGCATCCTGCGCTACCGCGGCTACCCGATCGAGCAGCTCGCCGAGCGCTCGACCTTCCTGGAGGTCGCGTACCTCCTGATCAACGGTGAGCTGCCGACGGTCGACCAGCAGTCGACCTTCAAGAGCGAGATCACCCAGCACACGCTGCTGCACGAGGACGTCAAGCGCTTCTTCGACGGCTTCCCGCGCGACGCCCACCCGATGGCCATGCTGTCCTCGGTCGTCTCCGCGCTGTCCACGTTCTACCAGGACAGCCACAACCCGTTCGACGAGAAGCAGCGCCACCTCTCGACGATCCGGCTGCTCGCCAAGCTCCCGACGATCGCGGCGTACGCGTACAAGAAGTCGATCGGCCACCCGTTCGTCTACCCGCGCAACGACCTCGGCTACGTCGAGAACTTCCTGCGGATGACCTTCTCGGTCCCGGCGCAGGAGTACGAGCTGGACCCGGTCGTCGTCTCGGCGCTCGACAAGCTGCTGATCCTGCACGCGGACCACGAGCAGAACTGTTCGACCTCCACCGTGCGTCTGGTCGGCTCCTCGCAGGCGAACATGTTCGCCTCGATCTCCGCCGGCATCAGCGCCCTGTGGGGCCCGCTGCACGGTGGCGCCAACCAGTCGGTCCTGGAGATGCTGGAAGGCATCCAGGCCAACGGCGGCGACGTCGACTCCTTCATCCGCAAGGTGAAGAACAAGGAGGACGGCGTCCGTCTGATGGGCTTCGGCCACCGGGTCTACAAGAGCTTCGACCCGCGCGCCAAGATCATCAAGGCTGCCGCGCACGACGTCCTGTCGGCCCTCGGCAAGTCCGACGAGCTGCTCGACATCGCGCTCAAGCTGGAAGAGCACGCGCTGAGCGACGACTACTTCGTCTCGCGCAACCTGTACCCGAACGTGGACTTCTACACGGGTCTGATCTACCGCGCCATGGGCTTCCCGACCGAGATGTTCACGGTCCTGTTCGCGCTCGGCCGGCTGCCGGGCTGGATCGCCCAGTGGCACGAGATGATCAAGGAGCCGGGTTCCCGCATCGGCCGCCCGCGCCAGATCTACACCGGCGAGGTCCTGCGCGACTTCGTCCCGGTCGAGGCCCGCTGA
- a CDS encoding heavy-metal-associated domain-containing protein, whose product MTAETEATADTVTTVYRVSGMTCGHCEGAVSSEIGQIAGVDSVKAVASTGEVTVVSLAELDEEAVRAAVDEAGFELVGRA is encoded by the coding sequence ATGACCGCCGAGACCGAAGCCACCGCGGACACCGTGACCACCGTCTACCGGGTCTCCGGGATGACCTGCGGGCACTGCGAGGGCGCCGTGTCGAGCGAGATCGGCCAGATCGCCGGGGTCGACTCCGTGAAGGCCGTCGCCTCCACCGGTGAGGTGACCGTCGTGTCCCTCGCGGAACTCGACGAGGAAGCCGTCCGCGCCGCGGTCGACGAGGCCGGCTTCGAGCTGGTCGGCCGGGCCTGA
- a CDS encoding heavy metal translocating P-type ATPase, which translates to METSVETSVETQLVELSIGGMTCASCAARIEKKLNRMEGVEATVNYATEKAKVSYPAAIAVSDLIATVVRTGYTAEEPPPPDPGPAAPAGGGAEEGTARRDPVLAALRQRLLVSALLSAPVVLLAMVPSLQFDNWQWLSLTLAAPVVVWGGLPFHRATWTNLSHGTATMDTLVSIGTLTAFLWSVWALFFGDAGMTGMRHGFDLTVGRENGSSSIYLEVAAGVVTFILLGRYLEARSKRKAGAALRALLELGAKDVAVLRGGTEVRVPVGELRVGDRFVVRPGETVATDGTVVEGASAVDRSMLTGESVPVDVTVGDAVTGATINAGGRLLVEATRVGADTQLARMARLVEDAQNGKAEVQRLADRVSGIFVPIVLLVALGTLVGWLLTTDDITASFTAAVAVLIVACPCALGLATPTALMVGTGRGAQLGILIKGPEVLESTRRVDTVVLDKTGTVTTGRMTLTDVYAADGTDDKELLRLAGALEHSSEHPIARAIATGAAERAGELPAPESFTALPGRGVEGVVEGRTVFVGRGVELPAGLAAAKEAAEAEGRTAVVVAWDGEARGVLTVADALKDTSAEAVRRLRALGLRPVLLTGDNRVVAESVAARVGIAAEDVYAEVLPEEKVDVVKRLQAEGRSVAMVGDGVNDAAALATADLGLAMGTGTDAAIEAGDLTLVRGDLRVAADAIRLSRRTLATIKGNLFWAFGYNVAAVPLAAAGLLNPMIAGAAMAFSSVFVVTNSLRLRSFT; encoded by the coding sequence GTGGAAACCAGCGTGGAAACCAGCGTGGAAACCCAGCTCGTCGAACTGAGCATCGGCGGCATGACCTGCGCCTCGTGCGCGGCCCGCATCGAGAAGAAGCTGAACCGGATGGAGGGCGTCGAGGCGACGGTCAACTACGCCACCGAGAAGGCCAAGGTCTCCTACCCGGCCGCGATAGCGGTCTCCGACCTCATCGCCACCGTCGTCCGCACCGGCTACACCGCCGAGGAACCCCCACCGCCCGACCCCGGACCCGCCGCACCCGCCGGGGGCGGCGCCGAGGAGGGCACCGCCCGGCGCGACCCGGTGCTCGCGGCCCTGCGCCAGCGGCTGCTGGTGTCGGCGCTGCTCTCCGCGCCCGTGGTGCTGCTCGCGATGGTGCCCTCCCTCCAGTTCGACAACTGGCAGTGGCTGAGCCTGACGCTGGCGGCGCCGGTGGTCGTCTGGGGCGGTCTGCCCTTCCACCGGGCCACCTGGACCAATCTGAGCCACGGCACCGCCACCATGGACACCCTCGTCTCCATCGGCACCCTCACCGCGTTCCTCTGGTCGGTGTGGGCGCTGTTCTTCGGGGACGCCGGGATGACCGGGATGCGGCACGGCTTCGACCTCACCGTGGGCCGGGAGAACGGCAGCTCCTCCATCTACCTGGAGGTGGCCGCGGGCGTCGTCACCTTCATCCTGCTCGGGCGGTACCTGGAGGCGCGCTCCAAGCGGAAGGCGGGCGCGGCCCTGCGCGCTCTGCTGGAGCTGGGCGCCAAGGACGTGGCCGTACTGCGCGGCGGCACCGAAGTGCGCGTCCCCGTGGGCGAGCTGCGGGTCGGCGACCGGTTCGTGGTGCGGCCCGGCGAGACCGTCGCCACCGACGGGACGGTCGTCGAGGGCGCCTCCGCCGTGGACCGCTCGATGCTCACCGGCGAGTCCGTGCCGGTCGACGTGACCGTGGGCGACGCCGTCACCGGAGCCACCATCAACGCGGGGGGCCGGCTGCTCGTCGAGGCCACCCGGGTCGGCGCCGACACCCAGCTGGCCCGGATGGCCCGCCTCGTGGAGGACGCCCAGAACGGCAAGGCCGAGGTGCAGCGCCTGGCCGACCGGGTCTCGGGCATCTTCGTGCCCATCGTGCTCCTGGTGGCGCTCGGCACCCTGGTGGGCTGGCTGCTGACCACCGACGACATCACCGCCTCCTTCACGGCCGCCGTCGCCGTACTGATCGTGGCCTGCCCCTGCGCGCTCGGCCTGGCCACCCCGACGGCCCTGATGGTCGGCACCGGCCGGGGCGCCCAGCTCGGCATCCTCATCAAGGGCCCCGAGGTCCTGGAGAGCACCCGGCGCGTCGACACGGTCGTGCTCGACAAGACCGGCACCGTCACCACCGGCCGGATGACCCTGACCGACGTGTACGCGGCTGACGGCACCGACGACAAGGAGCTGCTGCGGCTGGCGGGCGCCCTGGAGCACTCCTCGGAGCACCCCATCGCCCGCGCCATCGCCACCGGCGCCGCCGAGCGGGCCGGGGAGCTCCCGGCGCCCGAGTCCTTCACGGCCCTGCCCGGGCGGGGCGTGGAGGGCGTGGTGGAGGGGCGCACGGTCTTCGTGGGCCGGGGCGTGGAACTGCCCGCCGGTCTGGCCGCCGCCAAGGAGGCCGCCGAGGCCGAGGGCCGCACGGCGGTCGTGGTGGCCTGGGACGGCGAGGCGCGGGGCGTGCTGACCGTGGCCGACGCGCTGAAGGACACCAGCGCCGAGGCGGTCCGGCGGCTGCGCGCACTGGGGCTGCGGCCGGTGCTGCTGACCGGGGACAACCGGGTGGTGGCCGAGTCGGTGGCGGCCCGGGTGGGGATCGCCGCCGAGGACGTGTACGCCGAGGTGCTGCCCGAGGAGAAGGTCGACGTCGTCAAGCGGCTGCAGGCCGAGGGGCGTTCGGTGGCGATGGTCGGCGACGGCGTGAACGACGCGGCGGCGCTGGCCACCGCGGACCTCGGGCTCGCGATGGGCACCGGAACGGATGCCGCCATCGAGGCCGGTGACCTGACCCTCGTTCGGGGGGACTTGCGGGTGGCCGCCGACGCCATCCGGCTCTCCCGGCGGACCCTGGCCACCATCAAGGGCAACCTCTTCTGGGCCTTCGGCTACAACGTGGCCGCCGTTCCGCTGGCCGCCGCGGGGCTGCTCAACCCCATGATCGCCGGCGCGGCTATGGCGTTCTCGTCCGTGTTCGTGGTAACCAACAGCCTACGGTTGCGCTCCTTCACCTGA